The Polaribacter sp. Q13 sequence AGAATTTACTTCAAAAGACTCTAAAACATCGCCTACATATTCTTTATGTAATATCTGTGTTGGGTTTACAATATTCAATTCTTTTATCTGCGGATTTAAAAAAGCATATAAAATAACTTTCGAAACAAAATCTACAGGTACAATATTTAAACCACTTTTTTTGTCAATCCAAATCCTAAAAGCTTCTTTAGATTTGGAGGCATACTTTGCTAAAAAGATAGCCCAAGAATAGAAAACATCATATTTAGGCGTTTCATAAAAGGGTTTATCAATTAAACGACCACAAATAATACTTGGTCTTAAAATCTGAGAAGCTATATTTTTAGATGCACACATTTCCTTTACAAAACGTTCGCTTTCATATTTAGATTGTTCATACGGATTTCTAAAATCGGTCACCGTATAGTTTTCAATTGCATCGTTTACTTTTTCATTCTGGATACCAAAAGAATAGGCAGTACTGATGTATAAAAAACGGGTTACACGCTCTGGTAACTGCTCTAAAAGTTGTTTAGTTACCAAGTAATTTTGAGAATGTACTGTCTTTTTAGAATCACTTGTGCTAGATAAGTTTGTAGAACCAGCACAATGTATCACCGTATCAAAATTATAGTTTTCTAAAACTTCTTTACTAATGGTTCCTAAATCATGAGGAATTATAGTGATTTTTTCTAGACAAGCTTCAAGCGTAAAATCATTTAAAAACGCAGGGCGAGAGGCATCTTGTAAAACAGCCAACAAACGTTGTTCTGCTGTTTTGTCATTAGCTCTAATTATAACAAAAAGATGATTTACCGTTTTTTCTACAATGGCTTTATGCAGCCATTCAAAAAGAATATGACTCCCAACAATTCCGGTTCCTCCAGTTAATAAACAATTCATATTTTTTTGATGAAATTTTAATAGATGATTAAATAAAAAATAGTTGTCTTAAAATAAATATAGACAACTATTTGTCCGCTTTAGCGAAGTTAGAACTTAAATTGACTATAAAGTTCTGGACTGCGCTCGAACGGACATATATTCTTATAGTAGAATTCTAAAATGCTTTTATCCTTTGTAAAAAGGTAATTTTACAATCGTTGCAGGTATCGCTTTTTTACGAACCTGTATATGAATTTGTGATCCTGCTTTCGACAAAATTCTTGGTACATATCCCATTCCAATTCCTTTATTTAAACAAGGACTCATGGTACCAGATGTAACTACTCCAATTACGTTTCCGTTTCCGTCTACAATATCGTAACCATGTCTAGGAATACCTCTTTCATTAAATTCAAAAGCAACCAATTTTCTTTCTGGTTTGTGTTCTTTTTCTTTAGCTAAAGCTTCTGCGTTTACAAAGTCTTTTGTGAATTTAGTAATCCAGCTTAAACCTGCTTCAATAGGCGATGTGGTGTCGTCAATATCATTTCCATACAAACAATACCCCATTTCTAAACGCAAAGTATCTCTTGCCGCTAAACCAATTGGCTTAATTCCGAAATCTGCTCCAGCTTCAAAAACTTTATTCCAAATTTGTTCCGC is a genomic window containing:
- a CDS encoding SDR family oxidoreductase; this encodes MNCLLTGGTGIVGSHILFEWLHKAIVEKTVNHLFVIIRANDKTAEQRLLAVLQDASRPAFLNDFTLEACLEKITIIPHDLGTISKEVLENYNFDTVIHCAGSTNLSSTSDSKKTVHSQNYLVTKQLLEQLPERVTRFLYISTAYSFGIQNEKVNDAIENYTVTDFRNPYEQSKYESERFVKEMCASKNIASQILRPSIICGRLIDKPFYETPKYDVFYSWAIFLAKYASKSKEAFRIWIDKKSGLNIVPVDFVSKVILYAFLNPQIKELNIVNPTQILHKEYVGDVLESFEVNSYEYVTEKPKNLNSFETLYYKTIGDIFENYISIPDLQFKTDQILKLIQQLKLENTLGVHENFMNLINYSVEKKFRKSY